A region of Haladaptatus caseinilyticus DNA encodes the following proteins:
- a CDS encoding ABC transporter permease, which translates to MSTWMVAKREILEAYHSKLVRCIGGLFIFILAVVGHEGSRGVHMYAEVEILLAPMILRVLIPLAALVLVFSSIAGRRESGSLRLLLAYSHSRADVFIGTFIGRCIIFCVILVLSLCAAAITNTWYSGNLPSTLYVTLALLSMVYALTTTGIIIGISAFTRTREWALGAGLGLYVFVMFGWQSLTRMIWNPRIDAGDPSIWFSLVKNINFFTAFLTAKNRFLIPSHGARRDELMREAASAAFYQSGWFALMVLVAWPTLLLALGLLQFRRADL; encoded by the coding sequence ATGAGCACGTGGATGGTTGCAAAGCGAGAGATTCTTGAAGCTTATCACTCGAAGTTGGTGCGGTGTATCGGGGGGTTGTTTATATTCATCCTGGCAGTTGTTGGACATGAAGGCTCACGAGGCGTCCATATGTATGCTGAGGTCGAGATATTACTCGCTCCAATGATCTTGCGCGTACTGATTCCATTAGCAGCCCTTGTGCTCGTCTTCAGCTCAATCGCTGGTAGGCGCGAGTCAGGAAGTCTGCGGTTGCTACTTGCGTACTCTCATTCGCGCGCTGATGTATTCATTGGTACTTTTATCGGTCGTTGTATCATTTTTTGCGTGATTCTTGTTCTGAGTCTTTGTGCAGCAGCGATTACAAATACATGGTATAGTGGAAACCTCCCATCAACCCTCTATGTCACACTCGCACTACTTAGTATGGTGTATGCTCTCACTACAACTGGAATCATTATTGGCATCTCTGCGTTTACACGGACACGCGAGTGGGCACTTGGTGCTGGTCTTGGGCTGTATGTGTTTGTTATGTTTGGCTGGCAGTCTTTGACGAGGATGATCTGGAATCCCCGAATAGATGCTGGCGATCCGTCAATCTGGTTCTCACTTGTAAAGAATATTAATTTCTTCACAGCGTTTTTAACAGCGAAGAATCGATTCCTCATTCCATCGCACGGCGCTCGCCGTGACGAGTTAATGCGCGAGGCCGCTAGCGCTGCATTCTATCAGAGTGGCTGGTTTGCGCTCATGGTACTTGTTGCCTGGCCGACTCTCCTGTTAGCCCTTGGTTTATTGCAGTTCCGCCGTGCAGATCTCTAG
- a CDS encoding universal stress protein: MFSTLLLPIDGSDTAQNAIPYALELAEQYEMALHIVSVVETDGTEPDEKRMAMYEEFEVEAKQMVEDVIAQAGRRDIRTTAGSIAEGKPQRAILQYAAEQDVDLIVMGTHGRSGFRHALRRSVTEKVIRRAEAPVLAIRLVDSDHNENTHQKSAERVCRSLIPL, translated from the coding sequence ATGTTCTCCACACTTCTGTTACCAATCGATGGCAGCGATACTGCACAGAATGCAATCCCCTATGCATTGGAACTCGCCGAGCAGTATGAGATGGCTCTTCACATTGTGTCGGTGGTTGAGACCGATGGCACAGAGCCCGATGAAAAACGGATGGCCATGTATGAGGAGTTCGAAGTCGAAGCCAAACAAATGGTCGAAGACGTTATTGCACAAGCCGGACGCCGTGATATTCGCACCACGGCTGGTTCGATCGCAGAGGGGAAACCACAGCGAGCGATCCTGCAATATGCCGCCGAGCAGGATGTCGATTTGATCGTGATGGGGACCCATGGGCGGAGTGGGTTTCGGCATGCACTACGGCGGAGCGTCACCGAGAAAGTCATTCGGCGGGCCGAAGCTCCAGTGCTTGCCATTCGGCTTGTCGACTCGGATCACAATGAAAACACTCACCAGAAGAGCGCAGAGAGGGTGTGCCGGTCTCTGATTCCTCTCTGA
- a CDS encoding helix-turn-helix domain-containing protein, producing the protein MIITDITVPADQFALGRLLDEYPAIKIELERLVPLQSGIIPLFWVEGGESDAIEATLRNDPLTQDVQLLTEADGRLLFEIEWSPDVNHLVQPLLATDAEILIAEGTVDAWEFRLQFPIRQALTDFLTQCREHGVAIELRRLYNPTLPDEGGQLTDDQYEIIAAAYERGFWNIPRDATLEDLAAELSISGNSASQRLRRGITTLVAEVLFPDATQ; encoded by the coding sequence ATGATCATCACCGATATCACGGTACCCGCCGACCAATTCGCCCTCGGCCGCCTGCTCGACGAATACCCCGCCATCAAGATCGAACTCGAACGCCTCGTCCCACTCCAATCGGGCATCATCCCCTTATTCTGGGTTGAAGGTGGTGAGAGCGACGCCATCGAAGCCACACTCCGAAATGATCCGCTGACACAGGACGTCCAGTTACTCACCGAAGCAGATGGTCGTCTGCTGTTTGAAATCGAATGGAGCCCGGACGTCAACCATCTCGTCCAACCCTTACTCGCGACGGATGCCGAGATACTCATCGCAGAAGGCACCGTCGATGCCTGGGAGTTCCGCCTGCAATTTCCGATCCGACAGGCACTCACCGACTTTCTAACCCAATGTCGTGAACACGGCGTTGCAATTGAGCTTCGTCGGCTATACAATCCTACGCTTCCAGACGAGGGGGGCCAACTGACTGATGATCAGTATGAAATCATTGCAGCCGCCTATGAGCGCGGGTTTTGGAATATTCCGCGTGACGCCACCCTTGAAGACCTCGCTGCAGAGCTCAGTATCAGTGGGAATTCAGCCTCCCAACGCCTTCGACGGGGGATTACTACCCTTGTCGCGGAAGTCTTGTTTCCGGATGCCACACAGTAG
- a CDS encoding HalOD1 output domain-containing protein, whose amino-acid sequence MDDTNAQTPPTDPPRTTRSPQTPISTLVIQAVAEAEECDPSMVAPPLYDAIDPDALDALYARASPHMEFDYAGHHVEITPARRVTVQPT is encoded by the coding sequence ATGGACGACACCAACGCTCAAACACCCCCGACCGATCCGCCTCGCACCACCCGCTCACCACAGACGCCAATTAGTACGCTTGTGATTCAAGCCGTCGCCGAAGCAGAGGAGTGCGATCCATCGATGGTCGCGCCGCCACTGTACGATGCGATTGATCCTGATGCACTCGATGCCCTCTATGCACGAGCATCGCCGCACATGGAGTTTGACTACGCCGGCCACCACGTCGAAATCACGCCCGCCAGGAGAGTGACCGTTCAGCCGACATGA
- a CDS encoding helix-turn-helix domain-containing protein yields the protein MEVVTVEFTVPSECFILGEILTDGSDVSIELTQFVPVEQTLVPYFWAETTDQDAFEQSVRADERVATLTPLDAGPEKTLYQIEWTRDIDHMLTAFREHNLIVEEATGTADTWHFTVRGPNRGNLSSFQQACADYDIPLEIQRVWNPGKPATAQYDITEKQREAIEYAFTDGYFNVPRETSLGVLGEAMGITGQSFARRLRRGLYSLVKHTVMDNQK from the coding sequence ATGGAGGTCGTGACCGTCGAATTCACGGTGCCCAGTGAGTGTTTCATTCTGGGTGAAATCCTCACCGATGGCAGTGACGTCTCCATCGAGCTGACTCAATTCGTCCCAGTCGAACAAACACTTGTGCCGTACTTTTGGGCTGAAACCACCGACCAAGACGCCTTCGAACAATCAGTGCGCGCCGATGAGCGTGTTGCAACTCTCACCCCCCTCGATGCGGGGCCAGAAAAGACGCTCTACCAGATCGAGTGGACGCGAGATATCGATCATATGCTCACCGCGTTTCGGGAGCACAATCTCATCGTTGAAGAGGCAACCGGGACCGCCGACACGTGGCACTTTACGGTGCGCGGGCCAAATCGCGGCAATCTCTCGTCCTTTCAACAGGCCTGTGCTGACTACGACATTCCGCTCGAGATTCAGCGGGTATGGAATCCCGGGAAACCAGCGACGGCACAGTACGATATCACCGAAAAACAGCGCGAAGCGATCGAGTACGCGTTCACGGATGGGTATTTCAATGTGCCCCGTGAGACCTCACTCGGTGTCTTAGGCGAGGCAATGGGCATCACTGGCCAATCGTTTGCCCGGCGGCTCAGACGTGGGTTGTATTCGTTGGTCAAACATACGGTGATGGACAATCAGAAATAA
- a CDS encoding DUF7344 domain-containing protein: protein MTANPSDPPDQTSSDNARDKPVTASLSVDEIYSLVADHHRRYTLYYLAFETSGENWTLDGLIEYLQPTLDEMSSRESSVRTHLYHMVLPRLQDAGVVDYDRRSEMIRYWGHPQLEEILVRVRQIEQGHEDPSQEGH, encoded by the coding sequence ATGACAGCAAACCCCTCAGATCCCCCCGACCAAACCAGCTCCGACAATGCACGAGACAAGCCCGTGACTGCTAGCCTCTCCGTCGATGAGATCTATTCTCTTGTAGCGGATCACCATCGGCGATATACTCTCTACTACCTGGCTTTCGAGACCAGTGGTGAGAATTGGACACTAGATGGCCTGATCGAGTATCTCCAACCCACACTGGACGAAATGAGTAGTCGAGAAAGCTCTGTCCGAACGCACCTGTATCATATGGTCCTTCCGCGGTTGCAGGATGCTGGAGTTGTCGACTACGATAGGCGCAGTGAAATGATTCGCTATTGGGGTCACCCACAGCTCGAAGAGATACTCGTTCGCGTCAGACAGATCGAACAAGGACATGAAGACCCTAGCCAGGAAGGTCACTAA
- a CDS encoding helix-turn-helix domain-containing protein, translating to MSGTIVEVTVPREQFALAHTLAELETLTFDVEQMVATNQKSLMPLMWVDAPDRPTLETAFAADDSVAGYHMIADFETEYLYQLEWVDRIEHLIQILVDQEGTVLRATGRHSSWTFRLLFADREMAARTNEYCLEHGIDFEVTDIHDFTGHNGSRIGLTDCQQTALELAAARGYYTVPREVSADDLAEELGISPQALSERLRRAHGHLVHHVFGTGNEVSDSTDTAH from the coding sequence ATGTCTGGTACAATCGTTGAGGTCACTGTTCCTCGCGAACAGTTTGCACTTGCACACACCCTTGCGGAACTTGAGACACTCACGTTTGACGTGGAACAGATGGTTGCCACCAATCAGAAGTCGCTGATGCCCCTCATGTGGGTTGACGCACCTGATCGCCCCACACTTGAAACGGCATTTGCTGCTGATGACAGCGTTGCTGGCTACCACATGATCGCCGACTTCGAGACTGAATATCTCTACCAGCTTGAATGGGTTGATCGCATTGAGCATCTAATCCAGATCCTTGTTGATCAAGAGGGGACTGTGCTGCGCGCAACGGGCCGACATAGTAGCTGGACGTTTCGACTGTTGTTTGCCGACCGTGAGATGGCCGCTCGCACCAATGAATACTGTCTGGAACACGGCATCGACTTTGAGGTCACAGATATTCACGACTTCACTGGTCACAATGGGAGTCGCATAGGGCTGACCGACTGCCAACAAACGGCACTTGAGCTCGCAGCTGCTCGCGGGTATTATACTGTGCCACGCGAGGTCTCAGCGGACGATCTCGCGGAGGAACTTGGAATTAGTCCTCAAGCGCTCTCTGAACGGCTCCGGCGTGCCCATGGCCATCTGGTCCATCATGTCTTCGGCACTGGAAATGAGGTTTCAGACTCGACAGATACAGCCCACTAG
- a CDS encoding immunoglobulin-like domain-containing protein, which translates to MKNRASGFIAISQEISTGPWKPVTDGETFDFTVTNKSTTEISLGCDNPWTLQQQKNGRWREMMWTISDVFPACLTTLTLGDTITETVTLRRSALETKSEIVKHEFVPGLYRFVLLAPDPFFAISFRIKPSK; encoded by the coding sequence ATGAAGAATAGGGCAAGTGGATTCATAGCGATCTCTCAAGAGATCAGTACTGGGCCCTGGAAGCCGGTTACTGATGGTGAGACGTTCGATTTTACCGTTACAAATAAGAGTACGACCGAGATTTCGCTCGGCTGCGACAATCCGTGGACGCTTCAACAGCAGAAAAATGGTCGGTGGCGCGAGATGATGTGGACTATAAGCGATGTCTTTCCTGCATGTTTGACCACTCTCACACTCGGCGACACCATCACCGAAACCGTCACGCTGAGACGCTCGGCACTCGAAACCAAAAGTGAGATCGTTAAACATGAATTCGTCCCTGGGTTGTATCGGTTCGTATTGCTCGCGCCTGACCCTTTCTTCGCGATCAGCTTCCGTATAAAACCGTCTAAGTGA